The Huiozyma naganishii CBS 8797 chromosome 3, complete genome genome contains a region encoding:
- the KNAG0C05200 gene encoding uncharacterized protein, translated as MAGTAILYFENEAVAAVNVEKETGLHHRAVDRETEVICSFEGMLDNAPKNIPLYCPDSEGNQYLNQLQKGDFLTWSRSQVQEPGPYRRTFDKEQVTSVESDSTEDSDDDCWDVSNYEPTDMEYDYLQSTLSDSSMEMMCDNQENENPYKLQRTNRKGQQLSITLWINYHVICTKNDPKDVLMNFVSLAVMLGLDYSLFASKYVAYFIAKHFPECKNLFTEENVLEHITASATMVREQLRKFFDTHNLDLLPRRVGTEDLLGANLLAYIVTRFTKLKKVRLPWVSIETESWTPNNRNSCISVTLSLVTGDMERAVFPIYFEEVKTMKKKALTETLLSHIRKLSVSKFVTSCCTDDESALIKATDLFKENEQFPFFNSHSDCAVQIQHFVKALLGDITENLQRDTGDSGLGNGADDLDCFPHFCSVHIVRSLIKLSIKLKNSFNLEDDFTDYMETIPPLYCETRWDSIFYLLEHFLENVEGYEKFKVSMSRDHKFLFDFCETDVLTTKILHEAMKPFASLTKLLSLNKPASICYFPLLLYCEEMSSECASRLSKLLGRPVELQKFKAKYEKYYAKACASNYIHMLTALFHHDGVKVFKIFRTLSVDPYSALADVAFKIMNYEIIENGAENSKAEGDVSSDERHDFMEMKEVEGVFAESNFVKEFKGTTREHLLKEIKEFRQFWMSVFDRTVTRLEHELDVDIRILDYCDFELPPGSASEFHTVDVFCLRTLLSWDIISQYLDATRYDGNNSRVRVWHHTILPNVLDYLLSINVTSVNSEESFSKFKKMFNKRRESLGDESAINELLLRSTITSLNLDLSVEEIKEIGLKELLDCNW; from the coding sequence ATGGCAGGGACAGCTATACtttattttgaaaacgaagCGGTGGCAGCGGTTAATgtggaaaaagaaactggactTCACCATCGAGCAGTTGATCGGGAAACAGAGGTTATATGCTCGTTTGAAGGAATGTTGGATAATGCTCCCAAAAATATACCCTTGTATTGTCCCGACTCAGAAGGAAACCAGTATCTAAATCAATTGCAGAAGGGCGACTTTCTAACGTGGAGCCGCAGTCAGGTTCAAGAACCCGGCCCTTATCGGAGAACGTTTGATAAGGAGCAAGTAACGTCTGTGGAAAGCGATAGTACCGAAGACTCTGATGACGATTGTTGGGATGTTTCTAACTACGAGCCAACGGATATGGAGTATGATTATCTACAATCCACTCTTTCTGACTCTTCAATGGAAATGATGTGTGACAATCAAGAGAACGAAAATCCATACAAGTTGCAAAGAACAAACAGAAAAGGTCAGCAACTTTCAATTACTTTATGGATTAACTACCATGTAATATGTACAAAAAATGATCCTAAAGACGTATTAATGAACTTTGTCTCATTGGCTGTGATGTTAGGTTTGGATTATTCCTTATTTGCTTCCAAATACGTTGCGTACTTTATTGCCAAGCATTTCCCAGAATGTAAGAATTTGTTCACTGAAGAAAACGTTTTGGAGCACATCACTGCATCTGCCACCATGGTGAGAGAGCAGCTTCGTAAATTCTTTGATACCCATAACCTAGACCTGTTGCCTAGGCGTGTGGGAACAGAGGATCTCCTGGGTGCAAATCTTCTTGCTTATATTGTTACCCGCTttacaaaattgaagaaagtcagATTGCCTTGGGTATCTATAGAAACTGAGAGCTGGACTCCAAACAACCGGAACAGTTGTATCAGTGTTACGCTCAGTTTGGTTACCGGAGATATGGAGAGAGCTGTCTTTCCGATTTACTTCGAAGAAGTCAAaacaatgaagaagaaggcgtTAACAGAAACTTTACTGTCGCACATCAGAAAGCTCTCTGTATCAAAATTCGTGACCTCCTGTTGCACTGATGATGAATCTGCTTTAATAAAAGCAACTGATTTGTTTAAAGAAAACGAACAATTTccctttttcaattctCACAGCGATTGTGCGGTACAAATTCAACATTTTGTAAAAGCGTTACTTGGTGATATTACTGAAAACTTGCAAAGAGATACTGGAGATTCAGGTTTGGGAAATGGTGCAGATGATCTTGACTGTTTTCCTCATTTCTGCTCAGTGCATATTGTCCGAAGTCTGATAAAACTGTCCAtaaagttgaaaaactctttCAATTTGGAGGACGATTTCACAGACTATATGGAGACAATACCACCGTTGTATTGCGAAACCAGATGGGATTCGATCTTTTATCTATTGGAAcattttttggagaatGTGGAAGGATAtgaaaagttcaaagttAGCATGAGCCGTGATCATAAATTCCTTTTCGACTTTTGCGAAACGGATGTTTTAACCACTAAGATTTTACATGAAGCTATGAAACCCTTCGCATCTTTGACAAAGCTATTATCCTTGAACAAGCCTGCTAGTATTTGTTATTTCCCGTTACTACTATATTGTGAGGAAATGTCATCGGAATGTGCTAGTAGATTAAGCAAACTCTTAGGAAGACCAGTagaacttcaaaagttcaaagcGAAGTATGAAAAGTACTACGCAAAAGCCTGTGCTTCTAACTACATTCATATGTTGACTGCATTATTTCATCATGATGGTGTGAAAGTTtttaaaattttcagaACGCTATCTGTTGATCCATACTCTGCACTGGCCGACGTTGCattcaaaataatgaatTATGAAATAATTGAAAATGGAGCTGAGAACAGTAAGGCAGAAGGTGATGTTTCCAGCGATGAACGTCATGATTTTATGGAGATGAAAGAGGTCGAAGGGGTTTTCGCTGAGTCTAATTTCGTCAAGGAGTTTAAAGGAACTACGAGGGAACACTTGCTCAAAGAAATTAAAGAATTTAGGCAATTCTGGATGTCGGTATTCGATAGAACGGTAACGCGTCTGGAGCATGAGTTGGACGTGGATATTCGTATTCTAGATTATTGTGATTTTGAGTTACCACCAGGAAGTGCCAGCGAATTCCACACTGTTGATGTATTTTGTTTGAGAACACTGCTTTCCTGGGATATCATATCGCAGTACCTAGATGCTACCAGATACGATGGAAACAATTCGAGGGTAAGGGTTTGGCACCACACTATTCTGCCAAATGTTCTGGATTACCTTCTCAGCATCAATGTCACCTCTGTTAACAGTGAAGAGAGCTTCAGCAAATTTAAAAAGatgttcaacaagagaaGGGAGTCTCTGGGCGATGAAAGTGCTATTAATGAACTACTTCTGAGAAGTACCATCACCTCATTGAATCTCGACTtgtctgttgaagaaatcaaagagataGGGCTAAAGGAGCTTTTGGACTGTAATTGGTAA
- the KNAG0C05250 gene encoding sugar porter family MFS transporter (similar to Saccharomyces cerevisiae HXT7 (YDR342C) and HXT4 (YHR092C); ancestral locus Anc_5.394) gives MSEAAEANHLQATESASNSFASTTSNKADRDDLKDEYNDENVDNQIEIPKKPGSAYVTVSIMCIMIAFGGFVFGWDTGTISGFVAQTDFIRRLGQRRADGTHYLSKVRTGLVVSIFNIGCAIGGIILSKAGDMYGRKKGLLIVLVIYIAGIVIQIATINKWYQYFIGRIISGLGVGGISVLSPMLISEVSPKHLRGTLVSCFQLMITLGIFLGYCTNYGTKKYSNSTQWRVPLGLCFAWALFMIGGMTFVPESPRYLLEKNLVEEAKHSISISNKVSVDDPAVQAEIDTLMAGVEAERLAGTASWGELFSTKNKIFQRLLMGCMLQSLQQLTGDNYFFYYGTIVFKAVGLEDSFQTSIVIGVVNFASTFVGIYLVERFGRRRCLLWGAGTMTACMVIYASVGVTRLYPHGRKQPSSKGAGNCMICFTCFYIFCFATTWAPIPFVVNSETFPLRVKSKCMAIAQGCNWLWGFLISFFTPFITGAINFYYGYVFMGCLCFSFFYVFFFVPETKGLSLEEVNTMWEEGTLPWKSPNWVPPSQRNADYDIDAMNHDDKPMYKRMFSRK, from the coding sequence ATGTCTGAGGCTGCAGAAGCTAATCATTTGCAGGCTACCGAATCTGCCTCGAACTCATTTGCCTCTACCACTTCCAACAAGGCTGACAGAGatgatttgaaggatgaaTACAACGATGAGAACGTCGACAACCAGATCGAGATCCCGAAGAAACCAGGCTCCGCTTACGTCACCGTCTCTATCATGTGTATCATGATTGCCTTTGGTGGTTTCGTTTTCGGTTGGGATACTGGTACCATCTCCGGTTTCGTCGCACAGACTGACTTCATCAGAAGATTGGGTCAGAGACGTGCTGATGGAACTCACTACTTATCCAAGGTGAGAACAGGTTTAGTCGtctccattttcaacatCGGTTGTGCCATCGGTGGTATTATTTTGTCCAAGGCTGGTGACATGTACGGTCGTAAGAAGGGTCTGCTTATCGTGTTGGTCATCTACATTGCCGGTATTGTCATTCAAATCGCTACTATCAACAAATGGTATCAGTACTTCATTGGTAGAATTATCTCCGGTCTAGGTGTTGGTGGTATCTCTGTTTTGTCGCCTATGTTGATTTCCGAGGTGTCTCCAAAGCATTTGAGAGGTACTTTGGTGTCGTGTTTCCAATTGATGATCACGTTGGGTATCTTCTTGGGTTACTGTACGAACTACGGTACGAAGAAATACTCGAACTCCACCCAATGGAGAGTCCCACTGGGGTTGTGTTTTGCCTGGGCTCTATTCATGATCGGTGGTATGACTTTCGTTCCAGAATCTCCACGTTACCtattggagaagaacttggTCGAAGAGGCTAAGCACTCCATCTCCATCTCCAACAAGGTTTCCGTTGATGACCCAGCTGTTCAAGCCGAAATTGACACTCTAATGGCTGGTGTTGAAGCCGAAAGATTGGCTGGTACTGCTTCCTGGGGTGAATTGTTCtccaccaagaacaagatttTCCAACGTTTGCTAATGGGGTGTATGCTGCAATCGCTACAGCAATTGACAGGTGACAACTACTTCTTCTACTACGGTACCATCGTTTTCAAGGCTGTTGGTTTGGAAGATTCTTTTCAAACGTCTATTGTCATTGGTGTCGTCAACTTTGCCTCCACCTTTGTTGGTATCTACTTGGTCGAGAGATTCGGTCGTCGTAGATGTTTGCTATGGGGTGCTGGTACTATGACTGCCTGTATGGTTATCTATGCCTCTGTCGGTGTCACCAGATTGTACCCACACGGTAGGAAGCAACCATCATCCAAGGGTGCTGGTAACTGTATGATTTGTTTCACCTGTTTCTACATCTTCTGTTTCGCTACCACCTGGGCTCCAATTCCTTTCGTTGTTAACTCCGAGACTTTCCCATTGAGAGTTAAATCCAAGTGTATGGCCATTGCTCAAGGTTGCAACTGGTTATGGGggttcttgatctctttcttcactCCATTCATCACCGGTGCCATCAACTTCTACTACGGTTACGTTTTTATGGGCTGTCTATGTTTCTCGTTCTTCTacgttttcttcttcgttcCAGAAACCAAGGGGTTGTCTCTAGAAGAGGTCAACACTATGTGGGAAGAAGGTACTTTGCCATGGAAGTCTCCAAACTGGGTCCCACCATCTCAAAGAAACGCTGACTACGACATTGACGCCATGAACCATGACGACAAGCCAATGTACAAGAGAATGTTCAGCAGAAAGTAA
- the KNAG0C05190 gene encoding sugar porter family MFS transporter (similar to Saccharomyces cerevisiae HXT6 (YDR343C) and HXT1 (YHR094C); ancestral locus Anc_5.395) produces MSAEEEQQQFSRVDSASNSEISTPSNKAERDDLKDEYNDENAENEVEIPKKPGSAYVTVSIMCIMIAFGGFVFGWDTGTISGFVAQTDFIRRLGQRRADGTHYLSKVRIGLVVSIFNIGCAIGGIILSKAGDMYGRKKGLIIVVSIYIVGIVIQIATINKWYQYFIGRIISGLGVGGISVLSPMLISEVSPKHLRGTLVSCFQLMITLGIFLGYCTNYGTKKYSNSTQWRVPLGLCFAWALFMIGGMTFVPESPRYLLEKNLIEEAKHSISISNKVSIDDPSVQAEIDTLMAGVEAERLAGTASWGELFSTKNKIFQRLLMGCMLQSLQQLTGDNYFFYYGTIVFKAVGLEDSFQTSIVIGVVNFASTFVGIYLVERFGRRRCLLWGAGTMTACMVIYASVGVTRLYPHGRKQPSSKGAGNCMICFTCFYIFCFATTWAPIPFVVNSETFPLRVKSKCMAIAQGCNWLWGFLISFFTPFITGAINFYYGYVFMGCLCFSFFYVFFFVPETKGLSLEEVNTMWEEGTLPWKSPNWVPPSQRNADYDIDAMNHDDKPIYKRMFSRN; encoded by the coding sequence ATGtctgctgaagaagaacaacaacaatttTCCAGAGTGGACTCTGCTTCCAACTCTGAAATATCTACACCATCCAACAAGGCCGAGAGAGACGACTTGAAAGATGAATACAACGATGAGAATGCCGAAAACGAGGTCGAGATCCCAAAGAAACCAGGTTCCGCTTACGTCACCGTCTCTATCATGTGTATCATGATTGCTTTTGGTGGGTTCGTGTTCGGTTGGGATACTGGTACCATCTCCGGTTTCGTCGCACAGACTGACTTCATCAGAAGATTGGGTCAGAGACGTGCTGATGGAACTCACTACTTGTCCAAGGTCAGAATCGGTTTAGTCGtctccattttcaacatCGGTTGTGCCATCGGTGGTATTATTTTGTCCAAGGCCGGTGACATGTACGGTCGTAAGAAGGGTTTGATTATTGTCGTCTCTATTTACATTGTCGGTATTGTCATTCAAATCGCTACTATCAACAAATGGTACCAGTACTTCATTGGTAGAATTATCTCCGGTTTGGGTGTTGGTGGTATCTCTGTTTTGTCGCCTATGTTGATTTCCGAGGTGTCTCCAAAGCATTTGAGAGGTACTTTGGTGTCGTGTTTCCAATTGATGATCACGTTGGGTATCTTCTTGGGTTACTGTACGAACTACGGTACGAAGAAATACTCGAACTCCACCCAATGGAGAGTCCCACTGGGGTTGTGTTTTGCCTGGGCTCTATTCATGATTGGTGGTATGACTTTCGTTCCAGAATCTCCACGTTACCtattggagaagaacttgaTCGAAGAGGCCAAGCACTCCATCTCCATCTCCAACAAGGTCTCAATTGACGATCCATCTGTTCAAGCCGAAATTGACACTCTAATGGCTGGTGTTGAAGCCGAGAGATTGGCTGGTACTGCTTCCTGGGGTGAATTGTTCtccaccaagaacaagatttTCCAACGTTTGCTAATGGGGTGTATGCTGCAATCGCTACAGCAATTGACAGGTGACAACTACTTCTTCTACTACGGTACCATCGTTTTCAAGGCTGTTGGTTTGGAAGATTCTTTTCAAACGTCTATTGTCATTGGTGTCGTCAACTTTGCCTCCACCTTTGTTGGTATCTACTTGGTCGAGAGATTCGGTCGTCGTAGATGTTTGCTATGGGGTGCTGGTACTATGACTGCCTGTATGGTTATCTATGCCTCTGTCGGTGTCACCAGATTGTACCCACACGGTAGGAAGCAACCATCATCCAAGGGTGCTGGTAACTGTATGATTTGTTTCACCTGTTTCTACATCTTCTGTTTCGCTACCACCTGGGCTCCAATTCCTTTCGTTGTTAACTCCGAGACTTTCCCATTGAGAGTTAAATCCAAGTGTATGGCCATTGCTCAAGGTTGCAACTGGTTATGGGggttcttgatctctttcttcactCCATTCATCACCGGTGCCATCAACTTCTACTACGGTTACGTTTTTATGGGCTGTCTATGTTTCTCGTTCTTCTacgttttcttcttcgttcCAGAAACCAAGGGGTTGTCTCTAGAAGAGGTCAACACTATGTGGGAAGAAGGTACTTTGCCATGGAAGTCTCCAAACTGGGTCCCACCATCTCAAAGAAACGCTGACTACGACATTGACGCCATGAACCATGACGACAAGCCAATTTACAAGAGAATGTTCAGCAGAAACTAA
- the KNAG0C05230 gene encoding uncharacterized protein, producing the protein MSEIEADENLRAIESASNSLASTTSNKAERDDLKNDYNDENTDNQIDIVKKPASAYVTVSIMCIMIAFGGFVFGWDTGTISGFVAQTDFIRRLGQRRANGTHYLSKVRTGLVVSIFNIGCAIGGIILSKSGDMYGRKKGLIIVVVIYIVGIVIQIATINKWYQYFIGRIISGLGVGGISVLSPMLISEVSPKHLRGTLVSCFQLMITLGIFLGYCTNYGTKKYSNSTQWRVPLGLCFAWALFMIGGMTFVPESPRYLLEKNXXXXXXVKSKCMAIAQGCNWLWGFLISFFTPFITGAINFYYGYVFMGCLCFSFFYVFFFVPETKGLSLEEVNTMWEEGTLPWKSPNWVPPSQRNADYDIDAMNHDDKPMYKRMFSRK; encoded by the coding sequence ATGTCTGAAATTGAAGCAGACGAAAACCTACGGGCAATCGAGTCTGCCTCCAACTCGCTTGCCTCCACCACTTCCAACAAGGCTGAACGTGATGACTTGAAGAATGATTACAACGATGAGAACACCGACAATCAAATCGATATTGTGAAGAAGCCAGCCTCCGCTTACGTCACCGTCTCTATCATGTGTATCATGATTGCCTTTGGTGGTTTCGTTTTTGGTTGGGATACTGGTACCATCTCCGGTTTCGTCGCACAAACTGACTTCATCAGAAGATTGGGTCAGAGACGTGCTAATGGAACTCACTACTTATCCAAGGTGAGAACAGGTCTAGttgtttccattttcaacATCGGTTGTGCCATCGGTGGTATTATCCTATCGAAATCCGGTGACATGTACGGTCGTAAGAAAGGTTTgattattgttgttgttatttacATCGTCGGTATTGTCATTCAAATCGCTACTATAAACAAATGGTACCAGTACTTCATTGGTAGAATTATCTCCGGTCTAGGTGTTGGTGGTATCTCTGTTTTGTCGCCTATGTTGATTTCCGAGGTGTCTCCAAAGCATTTGAGAGGTACTTTGGTGTCGTGTTTCCAATTGATGATCACGTTGGGTATCTTCTTGGGTTACTGTACGAACTACGGTACGAAGAAATACTCGAACTCCACCCAATGGAGAGTCCCACTGGGGTTGTGTTTTGCCTGGGCTCTATTCATGATCGGTGGTATGACTTTCGTTCCAGAATCTCCACGTTACCTATTGGAGAAGAACNNNNNNNNNNNNNNNNNNGTTAAATCCAAGTGTATGGCCATTGCTCAAGGTTGCAACTGGTTATGGGggttcttgatctctttcttcactCCATTCATCACCGGTGCCATCAACTTCTACTACGGTTACGTTTTTATGGGCTGTCTATGTTTCTCGTTCTTCTacgttttcttcttcgttcCAGAAACCAAGGGGTTGTCTCTAGAAGAGGTCAACACTATGTGGGAAGAAGGTACTTTGCCATGGAAGTCTCCAAACTGGGTCCCACCATCTCAAAGAAACGCTGACTACGACATTGACGCCATGAACCATGACGACAAGCCAATGTACAAGAGAATGTTCAGCAGAAAGTAA
- the KNAG0C05260 gene encoding arginine--tRNA ligase (similar to Saccharomyces cerevisiae YDR341C and MSR1 (YHR091C); ancestral locus Anc_5.393), with amino-acid sequence MSSANIASQLEKLSISKVPALEGSFPDYNVVDVMRNYIATELSKISGVDSSLIFPALEWTNTMDRGDLLIPIPRLRIKGANPKELAVEWAEKFPLGEFLSKVEANGPFLQFFFNPQLLMSVVIPDVLTREEQYGACPLVENKKVIVEFSSPNIAKPFHAGHLRSTIIGGFLSNLYEKLGWEVTRMNYLGDWGKQFGLLAVGFERYGNEEALVKDPIHHLFDVYVKINKDIEAEGDSLPLEESTNGKAREYFKRMEDGDPEALKIWKRFREFSIEKYIETYARLNINYDVYSGESQVSKESMQKALDLFKEKDLMHEDKGAMLIDLTKFNKKLGKAIVQKSDGTTLYLTRDVGAAMDRYEKYKFDKMIYVIASQQDLHTAQFFEILKQLGFEWANSLQHVNFGMVQGMSTRKGTVVFLDNILEETKEKMHDVMKKNEAKYAQIDNPEEVADLVGISAVMIQDMQGKRINNYEFKWERMLSFEGDTGPYLQYAHSRLRSVERNAKDITPEDLLKADFSALTEPAAELLVRILSQYPDVLRNAIKTHEPTTVVTYLFKLTHQVSSCYDVLWVAGQTKELATARLALYAAARQVLYNGMRLLGLTPVDRM; translated from the coding sequence ATGTCTAGCGCTAATATTGCCTCGCAATTAGAGAAATTATCGATTTCCAAGGTCCCCGCTTTGGAGGGATCATTCCCTGACTACAATGTCGTCGACGTGATGAGAAACTACATTGCTACTGAACTTTCCAAGATCTCTGGTGTCGACTCCTCCTTGATCTTCCCAGCTTTGGAATGGACGAATACCATGGACAGGGGTGATCTTTTGATTCCAATCCCAAGATTGAGAATTAAAGGCGCCAATCCCAAGGAATTGGCCGTCGAATGGGCTGAGAAATTTCCATTGGGAGAATTTTTGAGCAAAGTTGAAGCCAATGGTCCATTCTTGcaattcttcttcaacccaCAACTTTTGATGAGTGTCGTTATCCCAGACGTTTTGACTAGAGAAGAACAATACGGTGCCTGCCCGCTAGTCGAAAATAAGAAAGTTATCGTCgaattttcttctccaaatatTGCCAAACCTTTCCACGCTGGTCACTTGAGGTCCACTATTATCGGTGGCTTTTTGTCCAACCTATATGAAAAATTAGGTTGGGAAGTCACCAGAATGAACTATCTTGGTGACTGGGGTAAACAATTTGGTCTATTGGCCGTaggttttgaaagatacGGTAACGAGGAAGCCCTAGTCAAGGACCCAATCCATCATCTTTTTGACGTTTAcgtcaaaatcaataagGACATTGAAGCTGAAGGTGATTCTTTACCCTTAGAAGAATCAACGAACGGTAAAGCCCGTGAATACTTTAAGAGAATGGAGGATGGGGACCCAGAAGCTTTGAAGATCTGGAAAAGATTCCGTGAATTCTCCATCGAGAAGTACATTGAGACGTACGCTAGATTGAACATCAACTACGATGTCTACTCTGGTGAATCGCAAGTTTCGAAGGAATCTATGCAGAAGGCACTAGATTTGTTTAAGGAGAAAGATCTAATGCACGAGGACAAAGGTGCTATGCTAATCGATTTGACtaagttcaacaagaaactAGGTAAGGCGATTGTCCAGAAATCTGACGGGACTACTTTGTACCTAACCAGAGATGTTGGTGCTGCGATGGACCGTTACGAAAAGTACAAGTTCGACAAGATGATCTACGTGATTGCCTCGCAGCAAGATCTACACACTGCCCAATTCTTCGAAATTTTGAAGCAGCTTGGTTTTGAATGGGCCAACAGTTTGCAACACGTTAACTTCGGTATGGTGCAGGGTATGTCCACCAGAAAGGGTACTGTTGTCTTTTTGGACAATATCTTGGAAGAGACCAAGGAAAAGATGCACGATGTCATGAAGAAAAACGAAGCAAAGTACGCACAGATCGACAACCCAGAAGAAGTTGCCGACCTTGTTGGTATATCCGCTGTTATGATCCAGGATATGCAAGGTAAGCGTATCAACAACTACGAGTTCAAGTGGGAGAGGATGTTGTCCTTTGAGGGTGATACAGGCCCATACTTACAGTACGCTCATTCCAGATTGAGATCCGTGGAGAGAAATGCTAAGGATATCACTCCAGAGGACCTACTAAAAGCGGACTTCTCCGCCTTAACGGAACCAGCTGCCGAATTGCTTGTCAGAATCTTGTCTCAATACCCAGACGTCTTGAGAAACGCCATCAAGACGCACGAACCAACAACGGTGGTCACGTACCTGTTCAAACTGACCCACCAAGTCTCTTCGTGTTACGATGTCTTGTGGGTTGCTGGTCAGACCAAAGAACTGGCCACCGCACGTTTGGCCCTGTACGCCGCCGCAAGACAAGTTTTGTACAACGGGATGCGTCTACTAGGTCTGACCCCAGTCGACAGAATgtaa
- the HXT3 gene encoding hexose transporter HXT3 (similar to Saccharomyces cerevisiae HXT5 (YHR096C) and HXT3 (YDR345C); ancestral locus Anc_5.396), translating into MDSTPDAITPQKSESSNSNVEVNSKIMNQQDDFQYQNAEVASPNTGRGAYMSICISCCMVAFGGFIFGWDTGTISGFVAQTDFLRRFGQKHKDGSHYLSKVRTGLIVSIFNIGCAIGGLVLSKLGDTKGRKMALIIVVVIYIIGIIIQIASINKWYQYFIGRIISGLGVGGISVLSPMLISEVSPKHLRGTLVSCYQLMITLGIFLGYCTNFGTKNYSNSVQWRVPLGLCFAWALFMIGGMTFVPESPRYLIEAGLMEEARASLAKANKCAPDHPFIQQELDTIEASVDEAKAAGTASWGELFKPFMFKRTSMGVMIQSLQQLTGDNYFFYYGTIVFKAVGLEDSFETSIVFGVVNLFSTCCSLYTVDKFGRRNCLLWGAIGMVCCYVVYASVGVTRLWANGEDNPSKGAGNCMICFACFYIFCFATTWAPIAYVIISETFPLRIKSKAMSLATAANWLWGFLIGFFTPFITGAINFSYGYVFMGCMVFAYFYVFFFVSETKGLTLEEVETMYAEGVLPWKSSAWVPPSRRGADYDADALMTDDKPFYKRVFGRN; encoded by the coding sequence ATGGATTCCACACCAGATGCTATAACTCCTCAAAAATCGGAGTCTTCCAATTCCAATGTGGAAGTAAACTCCAAAATCATGAATCAGCAAGATGATTTCCAGTATCAAAACGCTGAGGTTGCCTCTCCAAATACAGGTAGGGGTGCATACATGTCCATTTGCATTTCATGTTGTATGGTTGCCTTCGGTGGTTTTATTTTCGGTTGGGATACCGGTACCATTTCTGGTTTCGTCGCCCAGACCGATTTCTTAAGAAGATTCGGTCAGAAACATAAAGATGGTTCCCATTATTTGTCTAAAGTGAGAACAGGTTTAATTGTCTCTATTTTCAACATTGGTTGTGCTATTGGTGGTCTTGTTTTGTCAAAACTGGGTGACACCAAAGGCCGTAAGATGGCGCTAATTATCGTTGTCGTGATTTACATTATTGGTATCATTATTCAGATTGCATCAATCAACAAATGGTATCAGTACTTCATCGGCAGAATTATCTCCGGTTTGGGTGTTGGTGGTATCTCTGTTTTGTCGCCTATGTTGATTTCCGAGGTGTCTCCAAAGCATTTGAGAGGTACTTTGGTTTCGTGTTATCAATTGATGATTACCTTGGGTATCTTCTTGGGTTACTGTACTAACTTTGGTACCAAGAACTACTCGAACTCTGTCCAATGGAGAGTTCCACTAGGTCTATGTTTTGCCTGGGCTCTATTTATGATCGGTGGTATGACTTTTGTCCCAGAATCCCCACGTTATCTTATTGAAGCTGGTCTAATGGAAGAGGCAAGAGCGTCTCTTGCTAAGGCCAACAAGTGTGCACCAGACCATCCATTCATCCAACAGGAACTAGACACAATTGAAGCTAGTGTAGATGAAGCCAAGGCTGCTGGTACCGCATCATGGGGCGAATTGTTCAAACCATTTATGTTCAAGCGTACGTCTATGGGTGTTATGATTCAATCTCTACAACAGTTGACTGGTGACAATTACTTTTTCTACTACGGTACTATTGTTTTCAAGGCTGTCGGTTTGGAAGATTCGTTTGAAACTTCGATTGTCTTCGGTGTTGTGAATTTGTTCTCTACTTGTTGTTCGCTGTACACTGTCGACAAATTTGGTCGTCGTAACTGTTTGTTGTGGGGTGCTATTGGTATGGTCTGCTGTTACGTTGTCTATGCTTCCGTCGGCGTTACCAGATTATGGGCTAACGGTGAGGATAATCCATCCAAGGGTGCAGGTAACTGTATGATTTGTTTTGCCTGTTTCTACATTTTCTGTTTTGCCACTACGTGGGCTCCAATTGCATACGTCATCATTTCTGAGACTTTCCCATTGAGAATTAAATCCAAGGCTATGTCTTTGGCCACTGCCGCTAACTGGCTATGGGGTTTCTTGATTGGTTTCTTCACTCCATTCATCACCGGTGCTATCAACTTCTCTTACGGTTACGTTTTCATGGGTTGCATGGTTTTCGCTTACTTTTacgtcttcttctttgtttcGGAAACCAAGGGTTTAACTTTGGAGGAAGTCGAAACCATGTACGCAGAAGGTGTTTTACCATGGAAATCTTCCGCCTGGGTCCCACCTTCTAGAAGAGGCGCGGACTACGATGCTGATGCATTGATGACTGACGACAAGCCATTCTACAAGAGAGTGTTTGGTAGAAATTGA